The Pedobacter roseus genome contains a region encoding:
- the rpsQ gene encoding 30S ribosomal protein S17 has translation MERQLRKTRTGLVVSNKMDKSVVVSVERKVKHPIYGKFVKKTTKFMAHDEKNECGIGDTVLIMETRPLSKNKNWRLVQILERAK, from the coding sequence ATGGAAAGACAATTAAGAAAAACAAGAACGGGGTTAGTGGTAAGCAACAAGATGGATAAATCTGTTGTAGTGAGCGTTGAGCGTAAAGTAAAACACCCGATTTATGGTAAGTTCGTAAAGAAAACTACCAAATTTATGGCTCACGACGAGAAAAACGAATGCGGTATCGGTGATACAGTATTGATTATGGAAACTCGTCCTTTGAGTAAAAACAAGAACTGGAGATTGGTACAAATTTTAGAAAGAGCTAAATAA
- the rpmC gene encoding 50S ribosomal protein L29 yields MKNSEITGLSKEELVAKIAEEKENLSKLKFAHTISAIENPSRIAKVRKDIARLNTELTKVKNTESATETK; encoded by the coding sequence ATGAAAAATTCAGAAATCACAGGGCTTTCAAAAGAAGAATTAGTAGCTAAGATTGCGGAAGAAAAAGAGAACTTATCAAAATTGAAGTTCGCTCACACTATTTCAGCTATCGAAAATCCTTCGCGCATTGCAAAAGTAAGGAAAGACATAGCCCGTTTAAACACTGAGTTGACTAAAGTGAAAAACACTGAGTCAGCTACTGAAACTAAATAA